Proteins from a genomic interval of Clostridium cochlearium:
- a CDS encoding HDIG domain-containing metalloprotein, which yields MGQFIPNREEAYELLKEYNKDESLIKHALSVEAVMLHFAELFKEEDKEKWRIIGLVHDLDYELYPEEHCKKTKEILENRNWPQDYIRAIQSHGWKLCTDVEPIEKMEKVLYTTDELTGLIAATALVRPSKSILDMKVKSVKKKWNQKSFAAGVNREVIENGANMLGMELTKVIEETIKAMQKVAEDIGLKGNL from the coding sequence ATGGGGCAATTTATTCCAAATAGAGAAGAAGCTTATGAATTATTAAAAGAGTACAATAAGGATGAAAGTTTAATAAAACATGCACTATCCGTAGAGGCAGTTATGTTACATTTTGCAGAGTTATTTAAAGAAGAAGATAAAGAAAAATGGAGAATTATAGGATTAGTCCATGATCTTGATTATGAATTGTATCCAGAAGAACATTGTAAAAAAACAAAGGAAATATTAGAAAATAGAAATTGGCCACAAGACTATATTAGAGCAATTCAAAGTCATGGTTGGAAACTTTGTACGGATGTTGAACCAATAGAAAAAATGGAAAAAGTTTTATATACCACAGACGAATTAACAGGATTAATTGCAGCTACAGCTCTTGTAAGACCAAGTAAAAGCATATTGGATATGAAAGTGAAATCGGTAAAAAAGAAATGGAATCAAAAAAGCTTTGCAGCAGGGGTAAACAGAGAAGTTATTGAAAATGGGGCAAATATGTTGGGCATGGAATTAACTAAAGTAATTGAAGAAACCATAAAGGCTATGCAAAAAGTAGCAGAGGACATTGGACTAAAAGGCAATTTATAA